From Fulvivirga lutea:
ATAAAATGGGTAAAAAGCATGGCGAGGCCATTACCTATTATGAAAATGGAAATGTATATCAGTCCACTCCATACGTAGAGAATAAAATTCACGGCATAAGAAAGAAGTATCGTCAGAATGGGAAACTCATGGCTGAGATTCCTTATAATAACGACATGCCTTGCCAGGGCCTTGTAGAGTATTTATTGGACGGTTCGAAAAAGAAGAATTACCCCTCTATTGTGTTTAAAACTAATGATAACATTTTAAAAAGCGGTAAGTACGATTTAGAGATATTAATGTCTGATAAAAGTAGAAATGTCGATTATTATATAAATACACCCCTCTCTGAAGAGGGTTGCCTTGTAACTGAATTTGGAGCCAGATCTAATTACAAACCTGGTGTAATGAAGCTGACTTACAATTTACCGGAGGGCACATTTGTGATGGAAGAAATAAAGGTGCTGGCTGTTGTGAAAACTCGATTGGGCAATCCGTATATAACACAGGCTAAACACAACCTTGCCATTGAAAATAGAGGGTTTTAGCGGATCATACTTTTCCTTACTAACAATTCATGATTATGTGGCGACATATTAAGGCCTTCATTTAGTATTGATCGTGCCTTAGCTGTATATCCTTTTCTGAAATAGTAAACGGCTGTAATTGAATAGGCTCTGCCTAAATTTCCATGATCTATACTCAATTCAGGATCATAATGCTCTTCAAATAGCAGCTTATATTTCAGTCCTTCTTTTTCATTTTTAAGGTCGAAGTATTTGCCAAATTGCACGAGGTAAGTATTGGCAAGCATACTTTTGAAATAATTGTTTTCAAGTAGCGCAGGATAGATTTCTTTGAATTCTTCAAGTTTAACTAGTGCTTCTTCATTGCTGGACGTAAAAAGTGTCTTGGCTAAAGTGTTAATCAATAAATTATTAATGTCCTGATTCTGAGGTTTTGCCTCGTAAGCTTTACGAAAGAAGCTCAAACCTTCACTGTATTTGGCTTGATTATACAAAATTCGCCCCCTTTCATAATTGTAGATGTATGCGAATTCAATCTGCAATTTCGCATCGTTCGTTTTTGTTTCAATAAGCTCATAATACGCATCTAATTTTTCAGGCTGGTTTTTATCTACCAACAGTATGTTAATCATTCGGCTAAATTCACTGATAATCAGGTCTTGGTCGAGCTTTCCAGCTCTCCCAAGTCGCACAAGTAAATCCGCTGAAACAATATCTTCATATTCATGATCAACCAAATATTGAATGATGCTCGCCAGCCAAAAGTTTATAGTTTTATCTGAAGGATAAAAAAGCCAGGCCTTTTCTGCTTGTTGAAAAGCACCTAAAACATCTTCGTTCATAATCCTGTAAATGGCATCGTTCATGTACTGTATGCCAATGAGGTTGGTGAGATTAATATCTTCATCAGACAAATAATACTTTCTAAAAAGTTCTTCTGTTGTTTGAGTACGCATTTCAGAACTACTGATCAGTTTGGCCTTCGCTAATTGATTCACTAATTCCTGTTTGCTGTTGTCAGAGTAGTTCACAAAACCAAATTGCGGGTCAGTGGTTTCTACTAATACTTGCTCTGCTGCAGGGTATGCTACCAAATACACGTGTGTGGGTCTTTCTTTTACTGTATAAGGTATATTTAATTGCTCGAAAAAAATACCGTAAAGAGCAGTTGCCGATACGCAGTTGTATTTGCCATTTTCAAAAATATCAGCAAAATGATTTTCAGCTAAGTATTGGTCGAAAAAATGGTCGTGTACCTCTTCGTAGATGAATTTAATTTTTTTCTCAGGTTTTTTGCCAAGTGCTTTATTGGTGCTAAGTTCATTTAAAAAACTTTCGATGGACTTTTTAGCTACTTTGTAAGATTGAGATGTAGCTTCCGGATCGAGTGCAAAGAATAGTCCAACGAAATCCGTTTCTCCTTCAGAAATATACTTGTCAATTATTTCTTTCTCTAAATCAGAATTGTATTGGAGTTCACTTTTATAAACGAGCGAGTCCTGACTGTACGCATTCAGGAAAGTAAAAAGAAGTATGAATACTGATGGAATTCTAAAATTCATAGTTTAGCGAAATCCACAATAAATGCATCCGGATATCTCCTTTGCAGTTTGGCTTTAAATTCAGAGGCTTTTTCTCTGTTTTTAAAATCACCCACTACAATGGTATAAATCTTTACTCCGTTTAACACCTTCACTTGCACTGTCACCTCCTTTTGGTAACTCGATTTTAAATTATCTGCTAATCGAACAAGGTTAGCTAATTCCTTAAAACTACCAATCTGAACTCCAAAGCCCTTTGGGTCTATGCGATCCACATCAAATTCATAAAATTCCCGCTCGTCTACCGATACATGGCCTACAGGCTGACTCAATCCACCACCTTTACCATCACCAGCATCAACCACCTCAATTTTAACATCGGCCAAGCCATCATTAATAAAATTCAGTTTCTCAGCTGCAGATTTCGATAGGTCTATTACCCTACCCTCTACAAATGGTCCACGGTCGTTAATTCTTACCTCTACAGTTTTATTATTTTTAACGTTCGTGACTTTTACAATCGTTCCAAAGGGTAGTGTCTTATGAGCGGCAGTAAGCTTAGAATGCTTGTATTTTTCCCCACTGGCTGTTGGTCGGCCTTCGAACTTATCAGCATAGTAGGAAGCTTTGCCTTCTTGTATTTGGCAAAATGTAGATGAGACACATATCAATAATAGTAAAAGTGTGCTTAGTGATTTTAACATAGTAGTGTTTCTTAACAAGGTACGATTATCAGATAAAGATAATAAGAACGAAAGAAGATGGCTCAAATTCTTTTTTCAAAATTTATGATTAAATAAAGTCGTATTCTGTAGCTTTGCACGGCAAATAACATTAACGCTTATTTGCTATGTCACCAGACAATTCTAGATTTCCTGAAGCACTAACGTATGATGACGTGCTTCTTCAGCCAGGCTACTCAGAAGTTCTACCCAGAGATACAGATACTTCAAGCCAATTAACAAGAAATATACGATTGAATATTCCATTAGTGTCCGCTGCTATGGATACTGTAACTGAATATAATTTAGCCATTGCTATGGCACTTGAGGGTGGTCTTGGTTTTATTCATAAGAATATGACCAAAGAGGAACAAGCCAGCCAGGTGCGTAAAGTGAAAAGGTCACAAAGCGGCATGATCCTCGATCCTATTACTTTGAATATTGACTCTAAAGTGATGGATGCCGAGAATATTATGCGCGAATATAAAATTGGAGGTATTCCGGTTATTGATGAAGCAGGCAAGCTCATTGGTATTATCACCAATCGTGATTTAAGGTTTCATAAAGACATGTCAACGCCTATAAAAAGCATAATGACATCTAAGAACCTGATTACTGCTGAAGAGGATAATATTAACTTGGAGAAAGCCGAAGGCATTCTTCAGCAACATAAAATTGAAAAACTACCGATCGTAAACAAGTCGGGCATTCTTACAGGATTGATTACTTATAAAGATATTCTTAAGAAGCGCGATAAACCATTTGCATGTAAAGATGAATATGGCAGACTAAGAGTAGGTGCTGCAGTTGGTGTAACACCAGATATATTAGAAAGAATAGAGCTGCTAAAAAATGCAGGAGTTGATGTTGTGAGTATCGATACTGCTCATGGTCATTCAAAAGGGGTAATAGATCAGGTTAGAGAGGTTAAAAAGACTTATCCCGATTTAGAAATTATTGCTGGTAACATTGCAACAGGAGAGGCGGCAAAAGCATTAGTAGATGCCGGGGCTGATGGTATCAAAGTTGGAGTTGGTCCTGGTAGTATTTGTACCACTAGAATTATTGCTGGTGTGGGTGTTCCACAACTTTCAGCAGTACACGAATCAGCGAATGCCATTAAAGGCTCTGGTGTACCTGTTATTGCTGATGGTGGTATCAGGTTCTCTGGCGACATTGTAAAAGCCTTAGCTGGTGGCGCTCAAAGTGTAATGGTAGGTTCACTTTTGGCAGGTACAGAAGAGGCTCCAGGTAAAGTTATAATTTATGAAGGCCGAAAGTTCAAATCATATAGAGGTATGGGCTCGTTAGAAGCTATGGAAGATGGCTCTAAAGACAGATATTTCCAGGACGCTGAAGATGATATTAAAAAGTTAGTACCTGAAGGTATTGTAGGAAGAGTACCATATAAAGGATTGGTGTCTGAAGTGTTGTATCAATTAGTTGGTGGTTTGAAAGCTGGCATGGGATACTGTGGTGCTAAAAACATTGAAAAGTTGAGCGAGGCTAAATTTGTAAAAATCACAACGGCTGGTGTAAATGAAAGCCACCCGCACGATATTTTTATCACGCGAGAAGCGCCTAACTACAGCAGATAACATTAGTTAGTATAGAGAATAAAAGCGGAGTTTACTCCGCTTTTTGCATTTATTAACTTATTGTAAATCCAATATTTATTATCTTCAAGGCTGCTATGTTAAGTGCTAAAGCTATAATCAGATTAAGTACACTTGTGTCCATTCTTTCGTGGGTGGCATTAGTATTTACTGATCTTTCGATTGTCTTTAGCAGCACGAGCAGCATCAACCCAAGTGTGGATGACGAAGTACCTAAAATACTCCTCAGTCTTTTCGCATTTTCAGTTTTCCTATATTATAAATTCAAGATTGAAAAGGCCGAAAGCATCAACTTTGTTGACTTACTCTGGAAGGTATTTGTTACCGGACTTGTTGTAACAATAGTATCACTATTCTTTCGTCTGATACTCAACTTATTGGGCAACACAAAGTTAGCGGGCAATGTGGTGTTTCTTGATTTTCTATACCTCGTAAACCTTGGTTTAATCATATCATTCCTGGTTTCCACATTTGTGGTTTGGAAGCGGCTCATACTCTATCAAAAATCTAAATTTTTACTAACAACCTGGAAGGTTTTTGAATATGCCTTGTTAGGTAGTTTAGTGTATAGCCTCTTTGGCGGACCGGCTGTAGTATGGTTTAGAGAATACTACATAACTATTTTGATCTTAATGGGTCTATTCCTTTCGGCCAATATGAAATGGGTGGCATACCTTAATTTCAAACAAAAGTGGAAAAGTATCCTGTTGATAGCGTTGGCCATGTTCTATCTTGGCTATTTCAGTGTCACTTTATACGGTTTTTCAGTAGATATTTCAGAGCAGACAAACCAGTTTCAGGATTTTAGAGATAGTGTGTTCGTAACATCAATGATCAGTTTCATTTTTGTGTATGCACTGTTCTCACTACTAGTAATATTATTTAATCTACCAACCTCATCTGTTTTCGAACAAAAGTTAGAGGAGGTTTTAAACTTCCAGCGTTTAAGCCAGAGTATCCAGACTGAACAGAATGAAGAGCGTGTTTATGACATTTTATTAGAAAGCTCAGTAAGTACTGTTTTTGCCGATGCTGCGTGGATAGAACTACACGATACCCGAAGTGGCAGTACTTTCTTCACCCATCATATAGAGGAAGATGAAATTCTAAAGATTAAGAAACATTTTGTTGATAATAACATCAAAGGTATTCTTGACAAAGGCAGTGATAGAACAAAGAACCTAGGCAAGTACTTAGCAACTTTAAAAGCAACACGTTTCAGATCTATGATCGCCTTTCCTGTACATGTGAAAGGAAAGCAAGAAGCTACTTTGGCATTGTTAAAAGAAGTAAGCGATGGTTTTAATAAAGAAAATGCCAATATCATTGATGCATTTAGTAATCAGGCTGGGATATCGATTGAAAACTTTAGACTACTTTCAGAGGCACTACAAAACGAGCGATATAAAGAGGAATTAAAAATTGCCAAAAAAGTGCAAAGCAGTTTGCTTCCAAAGGACTTGGCAGTTAGTAAAGATTTTGAAGTCACCGCATTCTCAGAAGCAGCCGATGAGGTAGGGGGTGACTATTACGATACACTGGTAATCGATGATCATCGAGTAGCGATAATCATTAGTGATGTTTCAGGTAAAGGAACTTCAGCGGCCTTTCACATGTCGCAAATGAAAGGGGTATTCCAAAGTTTGGCACAATTAGGCCTTGAGCCTAAAGAGTTTTTGGTGAAGGCCAATACAGCGCTGAGCAAGTGCTTAGACAAAACTTCGTTTATCACCACCTCTTTTTTTGTAGTAGATACAAAAAAGAAAGTGGTTGAATTTGCCCGAGCTGGTCACTGCCCAACGCTGTACTTCGATTCAGAAAAGAAGCAATGGGAGTTCTTTCAAAATAAGGGGTTAGGTCTTGGAATCTTACGAAATGGAGATTTTGCAAACTTTATTCAGCCAAATAAGTTTTCATACAAGCCGGGGGATATAATTATACTGTATACGGATGGTATAACTGAAGCCAAGAATATGAAGGGGCATGAGTTCGGGTATGAAAGACTTCAGGAAGCTGTGACTAAAACGGTGAATTGCACTGCTGAAGAAATCCAGAAAGCGATTATTGACGATTTATATGAGTTCACAGGAACTCCTGTTATAGATGACGATTATACCACAGTGGTAATAAAATTTAGAGAATCTTGATTAGATAAACATTAGTATAAACAATACGTAAAAGAGATATGGTTGACGTAAAGAGAATTCAGGAAGGTAGTTACGATTTAATAAATATAATAGGTGAGGTAGATGCAAGCTCATCTATAGAGTTGGATAACGCCATGGATGAAGCTGTTAAAAGCGGCCGTAAGTCTTTCCTGGTCGACTGTTCTTCCCTTGAATATATTTCTTCAGCTGGTTTAGGAGTATTTATGTCGTATATAGAGGAATTTAAGAAGCACGAAATCAATATAGTTTTTTATGGCTTGAATGAGAAGGTGGCAAATGTTTTTGAAATCTTGGGCCTCGATCAATTATTAATAATTAAAAACTCGAAGGAAGAGGCTAAAGAGGCGCTATAATGAAGTATAGTTATAAAGTACCTTGTAAAAAAGAGAAGCTTAGGGATATCAGATCTTTTGTAAAAGAGATTTTAGATAAGCATGGCCTCTCTGAAATTGACTCAAGCACCTTAGTGCTTGCCATCGATGAGGTATGTGCTAACTTAATTATTCATTCACATCAATGTAATGCCAAGGATTCTATAGAAATTGTGATTAATGTTGATCAGGAGGTGGGCATTATTTTCGATATAATTGATAAGGCTGAGATTTTTGATATCAGCAATTATGAAGAACCTCAGCTCGAAGATATTATTAAAAAGCAACGCAAAGGAGGCTTAGGGTTAATATTAGTTAAAAGAATAATGGATAATATTCAAATTATTCAAGATCCTACAAAAAACATTTGCCGCATGACAAAAAAGATACAAGTGGCGTAATACACTCCTTTTTCCTACAAAATCGTTAAAATTGCAGGGTTTTTCAAACTAACCATTTATGGTACTTAAAAAGTTATTTTTTATATATCTAGCACTAATTCTAGTAAGCCATTCAGCTGTGGGACAGAAGAAAACAGCGGATGATATCCTATTCACCGTAGAAGATCAATCTGTTACTGTAGAAGAATTCAAATATGTATATAACAAGAATAATATAAATAACGATAGTGCCTTCACTAAGAAGGATATCGAGAATTACTTTGACCTCTTTATCAACTTTAAGCTAAAAATTAAAGAGGCTAAAAATCGGAAGATGGACCAATCTGATGCTTTCAAGGAGGAACTGAACGGTTATATTGAACAATTGAAAAAACCATACCTAACAGAAAATGCCGTTACAAATCGCCTTATTGAAGAGGCCTATAACAGATTCAAGCAGGAAATAAGAGCACAACACATACTTATTAAGCTGGATGAAGAAGACACCCTCAAAGCATACAATAAAGCCTTGGAGGTAAGGGAAATGATTGTTAATGGACAGCCATTTAACGAGGTTGCCCAAAAATACTCCGATGATCCATCGGTTAAAATCAATAACGGTGACTTAGGATATTTTACATCATTTCAGATGGTTTATCCTTTTGAGTCGGCCGCTTATAACACTGCGGAAGGAGAAATTAGTATGCCTGTAAGAACTCAATTCGGCTATCATTTGGTAAAAGTTCTGGATAAAAGGCCAGCCAATGGGAAAGTACAAGTAGCTCATATTATGCTAAGACATAAAGCGGATACCACAACTGTGAGAGATAAAATATTTGAAATATATGAGCAGGCAACTGGTGGTGTAGATTGGAATGAGTTGGTTAAGCAATACTCTGAAGACGTAAATAGTAAAAATACAAAAGGCATTTTAAGGGCGTTCTCAGTTGGTCAAATGCCAATTGAGTTCCAGGAGGCATCCTTTCAATTAAAGGATGAAGGACAGATTTCAGACCCAATCAAAACTAAGTATGGCTGGCACATTATTAAGCTAGTAAAAAGAGAAGGCATTGATTCCTTTGATAACATGAAGGATATGATCTCGGCAAGAATTAGCAAAGATGTTAGGTCCGAATTAAACGAAAAGGTACTGATTCAGAGGCTGAAGAAGGAAAATGGATTTTCAGTAAATGAAAAAGCCTATAAACTACTTAAAGAAAAGGCAGATAGCAGTGTCCTAAAAGGTAATTGGAAACCTGAATTAGGAAAGAAAAGCCCTGATAATCTATTAACTATTGGTAACTCTGAAATATCAGCCAATCAGTTTGTAGAATTTGTTAATGAAGAAGACAAAAGTAAATCATCTTCACCTGGGTATACTATAGACTTATTATTTGAAAAATTTCAAAATATTCAAATAAAGAAATATGAGGAGGATCATCTGGCAGATAAGTATATTGATTATAAAATGCTAGTGAAAGAATACCATGAAGGAATTTTACTATTTCAGTTAATGGAAGAAGAGGTATGGAATAAAGCCATTGAAGACTCAGTAGGGCTGGCCAACTTCTATGAAAAGCATAAAGAGGATTATATGTGGGGTAAAAGAGCAGAAGTGAAGTTGTACAGTGCCTCAGACAAATCAATCATATCAAGAATACAGAAGGCTATCGAAGAAAAAGATAGTACTTATTTAAGGAAAGAAAATCTATATAAAACCTATAATTCAGGTAGTTCTGTAACTTTGCAAACTGAATCAGGGCTATTTGAAAAAGGAGTCATCGAAGCTTTGGATAGAGTGAATTGGGAAGTTGGTGTGTATACTACTGAATATGCCGGCAAGCATCATTTAGTTGTAATTTCAGGAGTGGAGGAACCTCGTATAAAAAAATTGAATGAGGCAAAAGGGGCTGTAATTTCAGATTACCAAAACGAGTTGGAGAAAGAATGGCTCAAAACATTAAAAGAAAAGTATTCAGTCAACGTTAATCAAAAAGCACTAAATAAAGTCTATGAACAGTTGGTTCAATAAAGCAGTACTGATTTTACTTGTAGCATTAATTTCTTCTTGCGATTTAATTAAAATGAAAGAAGATGTTGTGGCTGAAGAGACAATGCCCGAACCGGTAGCAAGAGTGGGAGATCAGTTTCTATATCCGGATGATTTGGAAGGTATTGCTACTGCAGGAATGACTTCTGAAGATAGTACTGAGAGAACCATGAGGTTTGTTAATAACTGGGTACGTAAACAAATACTCATTCAGGAGGCAGCAACTAAGATTGAATTTGATGAAGCCGAAATTGAAAGAAAAATTCTTGACTATCGATTTAGCCTGATGGGCTACGAATACCAATCTTATTACATTAATCAAAACCTAGATAAGGAAGTTTCAGATGCTGAAATTGAAGAGTATTATAAAGAGAACATTGATAATTTCTTACTTAAGCAAAACATCATCAGAGGAAAGTTTATTAAACTACCTGTTGGGGCGCCAAAAATAGATAAAGTTAAAAATCTGATTAACTCTAAAAAGCAGGATAAAATTGAAGAGCTAAATTCTTATGCTTTAAGTTTCGCGGCCACTTACCAGTTAAACGATTCAGTTTGGATGGTATTTGATGAAGTAATTAAGAACTCACCTTTGGCTGAAATACCCAATAAGATTCAGTATTTACAGAATAATAAGTACATAGAAACATCCGACTTGCAATTCAGGTATTTCATTAAAATTGAGGAGTACAGAATATCGGACAACACTTCTCCTCTGGAGTTTGTGAAGGAGGACATTAAAAACATCATTATTAATAAGAGAAAAGTGCAGTTGGCACAGCAGTTAGAAGAAGATTTATATGAGCGAGCAAAGACAAACAAAGAGTTTGAAATTTATTAGAAATATATTCCTACTAGTACTATTTCATTTGAGTATGATACCTTCTTTCGGCCAGGAAGGCGGGGTAATGGTCGATGAAATCATCAGCAAGGTTGATAATTACATAGTCTTAAAATCAGACCTTGAAAGGGCTTATATGAACTACCTGTCAAGTGGAAATTCAGCATCATCGCAGGCTAAATGCGGTATTTTAGCTCAGTTAATTAGTGGTAAGCTTATGGTGGCCAAAGCTGAAATAGATTCTGTAGAAGTGAGTGATGCGTTGGTTGATAATAACCTCGACAGAAGAATGCAGATTATTCTTTCACAGTATGGAGGATCAGAGGAGCAACTGGAACAGTACTATGGAAAATCTTTAGATGATATTAAAGAAGATATCAGGGACGATGTTAAGGAGCAACTCACTGTTGAAACAATGCAGAATGAGATTATTAAGGATTTGAAGGTGACACCCGCTGAGGTGAAGAAGTTCTTTGCCAAAATTCCTAAAGACAGTCTACCATATTTTTCTACCGAGGTAGAAGTAGGTCAAATAGTGAGAATCCCAACCATTAGTGCTGAAAGTAAAAATGAGTTAAAACTGAAGCTTAATCTACTAAAGAAGCGCGCAGAGGCAGGTGAAAGTTTTGAAGCACTGGCGAGAGAGTATTCACAAGGGCCAAGTGCTAAATATGGCGGAAATTTAGGATTTGCTCAACGTGGCGCCATGGCTCCGAAATTTGAAGCAAATGCGTTAAAGTTAAAGCCTAATCAAATTTCTGATGCATTTGAAACAGAGTTTGGAATACATATTGTTCAGTTGATTGAGCGAAGAGGAAATGAGTATAATTCCAGACATATCATTCTCATTCCTGATCCTTCTGAAGCAGATATAAAAAGAACGAGCAATTCACTCGATAGTATCAGGCAATTAATTGTTAGGGATAGTATTACGTTTGAAAAGGCAGCGAAGGAATTTTCAGAAGATAAAAGAACTGCCGGAAGTGGTGGCTTTTTTACTGATAGCCAAGGGGGATTTAAAATTTCTGTAGAAGATTTAGATCCGGTAATATTTTTTACGATTGATAGTATGCAGGTAGGTGATATTAGTAAGCCAGTAAAATTCAGAAGGGATGACGGAAAAGAGGCTGTAAGAATTCTATATTATAAATCTAAGGTTAGTCCTCATCAGGCCAATTTGAAGCAAGACTGGCAAAAAATTCAAGCTGCTACTTTAAACGAAAAGAAATCACGTATTTTAAGTGAATGGTTCGATAAGGCAAGAAATGATGTATTTATTAGCATTGATGATACCTATGATTATTGTGGCATTCTCAACTAATAAATAGTTACTTCGTAACTACTACTTAAAACTAAAGTTTATGAAAGAATTTAAGACAGATGTAGAAGCTGCTGATGGTTTGTTCGAGGCTTATAATTCTCTTAAAAAGGAAATTTCGAAAGTAGTAGTTGGCCAGGATGAAGTAGTAAGACTGTTACTCACTTCAATATTTTGTGGAGGTCATTGTTTATTGGTAGGCGTTCCAGGCCTTGCCAAGACGCTCCTTATACAAACTATGTCATCGGCACTTGATCTTAAATTTAATCGTATTCAGTTTACGCCTGATTTAATGCCGTCAGATATTGTTGGAGCAGAAACTTTAGATAAAGACAGGAACTTTAAATTTATTAGAGGGCCAATATTCTCCAACATTATTCTTGCCGATGAAATAAACCGAACACCACCTAAAACTCAAGCTGCTCTGTTAGAATCGATGCAAGAATATGCTGTAACCATTGGTGGACAAAAGCATAGTTTAGATCGACCGTTCTTTGTGTTAGCAACTCAGAACCCAATTGAGCAGGAAGGTACCTATCCTTTACCAGAAGCCCAGCTTGATCGATTTATGTTTAATGTGGTATTGGATTATCCAAGTTATAATCAGGAGTTGGATATTGTTAAAAATACTACATCTGATGTTACTACACAGGTATCTCACATACTATCAGGTGATGAAATCACTTATTTCCAGCACTTGGTAAGAAAAGTGCCTATTGCTGATAATGTGGTAGAATATGCTGTAAATCTGGTTCAAAAAACCAGACCAAGCACTGAGCGAGCAACACAAATTACAAATGATTACCTGGAATGGGGGGCTGGTCCCAGAGCATCGCAGTTCCTTGTATTAGGTGCTAAGTGCAATGCACTTCTTAATGGTAACTATTCACCGGATATAGCTGATGTTCAGGCGGTAGCCAAACCAACTTTAAGGCATAGGTTGGTAAGAAACTTTAAGGCCGAGGCTGAAGGATACGATATCAATAAAATTATTGATAACCTGCTGTAATGTTACCTGCCATTAGCAGATTCATCTCTGATGGTTAATGTACTCCCTGAAAGTGAAGTTTCGTAAATTCTTAAAGGTGATCTGGCAGGACCCGTTGTTGGAATGGCATCAGGAAAGTTGTAATTAGAACCGCAACAAGTGTCTACCATATAGAACCCTGAGGAATGAACATCTACTGTCGCACAAGCAGAGTTAGGTTCAAAAGAGCAGTTTCTTTCGTAGGCGATGTAATTTGTGTCAGATTCCTTATAGATTATAATTCCTCTTACTCCACCTTCAATGTAAATATATCC
This genomic window contains:
- a CDS encoding peptidylprolyl isomerase translates to MNSWFNKAVLILLVALISSCDLIKMKEDVVAEETMPEPVARVGDQFLYPDDLEGIATAGMTSEDSTERTMRFVNNWVRKQILIQEAATKIEFDEAEIERKILDYRFSLMGYEYQSYYINQNLDKEVSDAEIEEYYKENIDNFLLKQNIIRGKFIKLPVGAPKIDKVKNLINSKKQDKIEELNSYALSFAATYQLNDSVWMVFDEVIKNSPLAEIPNKIQYLQNNKYIETSDLQFRYFIKIEEYRISDNTSPLEFVKEDIKNIIINKRKVQLAQQLEEDLYERAKTNKEFEIY
- a CDS encoding foldase protein PrsA; the protein is MVLKKLFFIYLALILVSHSAVGQKKTADDILFTVEDQSVTVEEFKYVYNKNNINNDSAFTKKDIENYFDLFINFKLKIKEAKNRKMDQSDAFKEELNGYIEQLKKPYLTENAVTNRLIEEAYNRFKQEIRAQHILIKLDEEDTLKAYNKALEVREMIVNGQPFNEVAQKYSDDPSVKINNGDLGYFTSFQMVYPFESAAYNTAEGEISMPVRTQFGYHLVKVLDKRPANGKVQVAHIMLRHKADTTTVRDKIFEIYEQATGGVDWNELVKQYSEDVNSKNTKGILRAFSVGQMPIEFQEASFQLKDEGQISDPIKTKYGWHIIKLVKREGIDSFDNMKDMISARISKDVRSELNEKVLIQRLKKENGFSVNEKAYKLLKEKADSSVLKGNWKPELGKKSPDNLLTIGNSEISANQFVEFVNEEDKSKSSSPGYTIDLLFEKFQNIQIKKYEEDHLADKYIDYKMLVKEYHEGILLFQLMEEEVWNKAIEDSVGLANFYEKHKEDYMWGKRAEVKLYSASDKSIISRIQKAIEEKDSTYLRKENLYKTYNSGSSVTLQTESGLFEKGVIEALDRVNWEVGVYTTEYAGKHHLVVISGVEEPRIKKLNEAKGAVISDYQNELEKEWLKTLKEKYSVNVNQKALNKVYEQLVQ
- a CDS encoding AAA family ATPase, producing the protein MKEFKTDVEAADGLFEAYNSLKKEISKVVVGQDEVVRLLLTSIFCGGHCLLVGVPGLAKTLLIQTMSSALDLKFNRIQFTPDLMPSDIVGAETLDKDRNFKFIRGPIFSNIILADEINRTPPKTQAALLESMQEYAVTIGGQKHSLDRPFFVLATQNPIEQEGTYPLPEAQLDRFMFNVVLDYPSYNQELDIVKNTTSDVTTQVSHILSGDEITYFQHLVRKVPIADNVVEYAVNLVQKTRPSTERATQITNDYLEWGAGPRASQFLVLGAKCNALLNGNYSPDIADVQAVAKPTLRHRLVRNFKAEAEGYDINKIIDNLL
- a CDS encoding peptidylprolyl isomerase, which gives rise to MIPSFGQEGGVMVDEIISKVDNYIVLKSDLERAYMNYLSSGNSASSQAKCGILAQLISGKLMVAKAEIDSVEVSDALVDNNLDRRMQIILSQYGGSEEQLEQYYGKSLDDIKEDIRDDVKEQLTVETMQNEIIKDLKVTPAEVKKFFAKIPKDSLPYFSTEVEVGQIVRIPTISAESKNELKLKLNLLKKRAEAGESFEALAREYSQGPSAKYGGNLGFAQRGAMAPKFEANALKLKPNQISDAFETEFGIHIVQLIERRGNEYNSRHIILIPDPSEADIKRTSNSLDSIRQLIVRDSITFEKAAKEFSEDKRTAGSGGFFTDSQGGFKISVEDLDPVIFFTIDSMQVGDISKPVKFRRDDGKEAVRILYYKSKVSPHQANLKQDWQKIQAATLNEKKSRILSEWFDKARNDVFISIDDTYDYCGILN